A section of the Phycodurus eques isolate BA_2022a chromosome 4, UOR_Pequ_1.1, whole genome shotgun sequence genome encodes:
- the zdhhc18a gene encoding palmitoyltransferase ZDHHC18a isoform X2, with protein MRNCEYRQIDPLALSAAPTYSAPQTTDKKAERLRRKWEVFPGKNRFFCDGRVIVARQSGVLPLTLGLIVVTCGLFFAFDCPFLVEHLTVFIPVIGGVLFVFVVLSLLRTSFTDPGILPRATSDEAADIEKQIDTSGASSYRPPPRTKEILINQQVVKLKYCFTCKMFRPPRTSHCSLCDNCVERFDHHCPWVGNCVGRRNYRFFYSFIISLSFLTSFIFGCVIAHISLRSQSGKSLIQAIQESPASVVELVICFFSIWSILGLSGFHTYLVASNLTTNEDIKGSWSSKRGAEDSANPYTYNSILANCCVTLCGPMPPSLIDRRGFLPPEESVPAASASEIELPSFAAKNDTNVCTQSTKDVLERMLYSSAFHGLCLPGTPKTTLVGVEVTSVPGRAPETSPTARCSHQPAATPCSHQPAATPCSPFSKSSTSDSMRSINPAFRLASPSPSLGRATLVLGEAPDVCFIPLP; from the exons ATGAGAAACTGTGAGTACCGGCAGATCGACCCGCTGGCGCTGTCGGCTGCACCCACTTATTCGGCTCCGCAGACCACCGACAAGAAAGCGGAGCGGCTGCGGCGGAAATGGGAAGTGTTCCCGGGGAAGAACCGATTTTTCTGCGACGGTCGTGTCATCGTGGCCAGACAGAGCGGCGTCCTCCCGCTGACACTGGGGCTTATTGTTGTCACCTGTGGCCTTTTTTTTGCATTCGA TTGCCCATTCCTGGTGGAACATCTGACAGTCTTCATCCCAGTGATCGGCGGGgtgctgtttgtgtttgtggtcCTCTCCTTGCTGAGAACCAGTTTTACAGACCCAGGCATCCTACCCAGGGCCACCTCAGACGAAGCTGCAGACATAGAGAAGCAGATAG ATACCTCAGGAGCCTCCTCGTATCGCCCCCCTCCACGGACCAAGGAGATCCTCATCAACCAGCAGGTGGTCAAGCTCAAGTACTGCTTTACGTGTAAAATGTTTCGCCCTCCGCGGACGTCACACTGCAGCCTTTGTGACAACTGTGTGG AGAGGTTTGATCATCACTGCCCGTGGGTGGGCAACTGTGTGGGCAGGCGGAATTACCGCTTTTTCTACAGTTTCATCATCTCCCTGTCTTTTCTGACATCTTTCATATTTGGCTGCGTCATAGCACACATTAGCTTGC GTTCTCAATCGGGTAAAAGCCTCATCCAAGCCATCCAGGAGAGCCCTGCCAG TGTGGTGGAGCTGGTCATTTGTTTCTTCTCCATCTGGTCTATTCTGGGCCTCTCAGGCTTCCATACCTACCTAGTAGCCTCCAACCTTACTACCAATGAGGAT ATTAAGGGGTCCTGGTCAAGTAAAAGGGGTGCAGAGGACTCTGCGAACCCGTACACTTACAACAGCATCCTAGCTAACTGCTGTGTGACGTTATGTGGGCCCATGCCCCCAAG CCTGATTGACAGGAGAGGCTTCCTGCCACCTGAGGAGTCCGTCCCCGCTGCTTCTGCCTCAGAGATCGAGCTGCCTTCCTTCGCAGCCAAGAATGACACGAACGTG TGCACACAGAGCACCAAAGACGTGCTCGAGAGGATGCTCTACTCCTCCGCCTTTCACGGTCTCTGCCTTCCTGGCACCCCAAAGACGACCCTTGTGGGCGTGGAGGTCACCAGTGTCCCGGGCCGCGCACCGGAGACGTCACCCACAGCGAGGTGCTCGCACCAGCCCGCCGCCACGCCGTGCTCGCACCAGCCCGCCGCCACGCCGTGCTCGCCCTTCTCCAAGAGCAGCACGAGCGACTCGATGCGCTCCATCAACCCGGCGTTCCGTTTGGCGTCTCCTTCGCCCTCGCTCGGTCGAGCCACACTGGTTCTCGGCGAGGCGCCCGACGTCTGCTTTATCCCATTACCTTGA
- the zdhhc18a gene encoding palmitoyltransferase ZDHHC18a isoform X3, with protein sequence MRNCEYRQIDPLALSAAPTYSAPQTTDKKAERLRRKWEVFPGKNRFFCDGRVIVARQSGVLPLTLGLIVVTCGLFFAFDCPFLVEHLTVFIPVIGGVLFVFVVLSLLRTSFTDPGILPRATSDEAADIEKQIDTSGASSYRPPPRTKEILINQQVVKLKYCFTCKMFRPPRTSHCSLCDNCVGKDVVGTFCNAFHSNFTRRSERFDHHCPWVGNCVGRRNYRFFYSFIISLSFLTSFIFGCVIAHISLRSQSGKSLIQAIQESPASVVELVICFFSIWSILGLSGFHTYLVASNLTTNEDIKGSWSSKRGAEDSANPYTYNSILANCCVTLCGPMPPSLIDRRGFLPPEESVPAASASEIELPSFAAKNDTNVEETCQDFSLSCTA encoded by the exons ATGAGAAACTGTGAGTACCGGCAGATCGACCCGCTGGCGCTGTCGGCTGCACCCACTTATTCGGCTCCGCAGACCACCGACAAGAAAGCGGAGCGGCTGCGGCGGAAATGGGAAGTGTTCCCGGGGAAGAACCGATTTTTCTGCGACGGTCGTGTCATCGTGGCCAGACAGAGCGGCGTCCTCCCGCTGACACTGGGGCTTATTGTTGTCACCTGTGGCCTTTTTTTTGCATTCGA TTGCCCATTCCTGGTGGAACATCTGACAGTCTTCATCCCAGTGATCGGCGGGgtgctgtttgtgtttgtggtcCTCTCCTTGCTGAGAACCAGTTTTACAGACCCAGGCATCCTACCCAGGGCCACCTCAGACGAAGCTGCAGACATAGAGAAGCAGATAG ATACCTCAGGAGCCTCCTCGTATCGCCCCCCTCCACGGACCAAGGAGATCCTCATCAACCAGCAGGTGGTCAAGCTCAAGTACTGCTTTACGTGTAAAATGTTTCGCCCTCCGCGGACGTCACACTGCAGCCTTTGTGACAACTGTGTGGGTAAGGATGTGGTCGGGACATTTTGCAATGCGTTCCATTCCAACTTCACGCGACGTTCGG AGAGGTTTGATCATCACTGCCCGTGGGTGGGCAACTGTGTGGGCAGGCGGAATTACCGCTTTTTCTACAGTTTCATCATCTCCCTGTCTTTTCTGACATCTTTCATATTTGGCTGCGTCATAGCACACATTAGCTTGC GTTCTCAATCGGGTAAAAGCCTCATCCAAGCCATCCAGGAGAGCCCTGCCAG TGTGGTGGAGCTGGTCATTTGTTTCTTCTCCATCTGGTCTATTCTGGGCCTCTCAGGCTTCCATACCTACCTAGTAGCCTCCAACCTTACTACCAATGAGGAT ATTAAGGGGTCCTGGTCAAGTAAAAGGGGTGCAGAGGACTCTGCGAACCCGTACACTTACAACAGCATCCTAGCTAACTGCTGTGTGACGTTATGTGGGCCCATGCCCCCAAG CCTGATTGACAGGAGAGGCTTCCTGCCACCTGAGGAGTCCGTCCCCGCTGCTTCTGCCTCAGAGATCGAGCTGCCTTCCTTCGCAGCCAAGAATGACACGAACGTG gaggagacctgtcaggatttttctttgtcctGCACAGCCTGA
- the zdhhc18a gene encoding palmitoyltransferase ZDHHC18a isoform X1: MRNCEYRQIDPLALSAAPTYSAPQTTDKKAERLRRKWEVFPGKNRFFCDGRVIVARQSGVLPLTLGLIVVTCGLFFAFDCPFLVEHLTVFIPVIGGVLFVFVVLSLLRTSFTDPGILPRATSDEAADIEKQIDTSGASSYRPPPRTKEILINQQVVKLKYCFTCKMFRPPRTSHCSLCDNCVGKDVVGTFCNAFHSNFTRRSERFDHHCPWVGNCVGRRNYRFFYSFIISLSFLTSFIFGCVIAHISLRSQSGKSLIQAIQESPASVVELVICFFSIWSILGLSGFHTYLVASNLTTNEDIKGSWSSKRGAEDSANPYTYNSILANCCVTLCGPMPPSLIDRRGFLPPEESVPAASASEIELPSFAAKNDTNVCTQSTKDVLERMLYSSAFHGLCLPGTPKTTLVGVEVTSVPGRAPETSPTARCSHQPAATPCSHQPAATPCSPFSKSSTSDSMRSINPAFRLASPSPSLGRATLVLGEAPDVCFIPLP; the protein is encoded by the exons ATGAGAAACTGTGAGTACCGGCAGATCGACCCGCTGGCGCTGTCGGCTGCACCCACTTATTCGGCTCCGCAGACCACCGACAAGAAAGCGGAGCGGCTGCGGCGGAAATGGGAAGTGTTCCCGGGGAAGAACCGATTTTTCTGCGACGGTCGTGTCATCGTGGCCAGACAGAGCGGCGTCCTCCCGCTGACACTGGGGCTTATTGTTGTCACCTGTGGCCTTTTTTTTGCATTCGA TTGCCCATTCCTGGTGGAACATCTGACAGTCTTCATCCCAGTGATCGGCGGGgtgctgtttgtgtttgtggtcCTCTCCTTGCTGAGAACCAGTTTTACAGACCCAGGCATCCTACCCAGGGCCACCTCAGACGAAGCTGCAGACATAGAGAAGCAGATAG ATACCTCAGGAGCCTCCTCGTATCGCCCCCCTCCACGGACCAAGGAGATCCTCATCAACCAGCAGGTGGTCAAGCTCAAGTACTGCTTTACGTGTAAAATGTTTCGCCCTCCGCGGACGTCACACTGCAGCCTTTGTGACAACTGTGTGGGTAAGGATGTGGTCGGGACATTTTGCAATGCGTTCCATTCCAACTTCACGCGACGTTCGG AGAGGTTTGATCATCACTGCCCGTGGGTGGGCAACTGTGTGGGCAGGCGGAATTACCGCTTTTTCTACAGTTTCATCATCTCCCTGTCTTTTCTGACATCTTTCATATTTGGCTGCGTCATAGCACACATTAGCTTGC GTTCTCAATCGGGTAAAAGCCTCATCCAAGCCATCCAGGAGAGCCCTGCCAG TGTGGTGGAGCTGGTCATTTGTTTCTTCTCCATCTGGTCTATTCTGGGCCTCTCAGGCTTCCATACCTACCTAGTAGCCTCCAACCTTACTACCAATGAGGAT ATTAAGGGGTCCTGGTCAAGTAAAAGGGGTGCAGAGGACTCTGCGAACCCGTACACTTACAACAGCATCCTAGCTAACTGCTGTGTGACGTTATGTGGGCCCATGCCCCCAAG CCTGATTGACAGGAGAGGCTTCCTGCCACCTGAGGAGTCCGTCCCCGCTGCTTCTGCCTCAGAGATCGAGCTGCCTTCCTTCGCAGCCAAGAATGACACGAACGTG TGCACACAGAGCACCAAAGACGTGCTCGAGAGGATGCTCTACTCCTCCGCCTTTCACGGTCTCTGCCTTCCTGGCACCCCAAAGACGACCCTTGTGGGCGTGGAGGTCACCAGTGTCCCGGGCCGCGCACCGGAGACGTCACCCACAGCGAGGTGCTCGCACCAGCCCGCCGCCACGCCGTGCTCGCACCAGCCCGCCGCCACGCCGTGCTCGCCCTTCTCCAAGAGCAGCACGAGCGACTCGATGCGCTCCATCAACCCGGCGTTCCGTTTGGCGTCTCCTTCGCCCTCGCTCGGTCGAGCCACACTGGTTCTCGGCGAGGCGCCCGACGTCTGCTTTATCCCATTACCTTGA
- the zdhhc18a gene encoding palmitoyltransferase ZDHHC18a isoform X4, translating to MRNCEYRQIDPLALSAAPTYSAPQTTDKKAERLRRKWEVFPGKNRFFCDGRVIVARQSGVLPLTLGLIVVTCGLFFAFDCPFLVEHLTVFIPVIGGVLFVFVVLSLLRTSFTDPGILPRATSDEAADIEKQIDTSGASSYRPPPRTKEILINQQVVKLKYCFTCKMFRPPRTSHCSLCDNCVERFDHHCPWVGNCVGRRNYRFFYSFIISLSFLTSFIFGCVIAHISLRSQSGKSLIQAIQESPASVVELVICFFSIWSILGLSGFHTYLVASNLTTNEDIKGSWSSKRGAEDSANPYTYNSILANCCVTLCGPMPPSLIDRRGFLPPEESVPAASASEIELPSFAAKNDTNVEETCQDFSLSCTA from the exons ATGAGAAACTGTGAGTACCGGCAGATCGACCCGCTGGCGCTGTCGGCTGCACCCACTTATTCGGCTCCGCAGACCACCGACAAGAAAGCGGAGCGGCTGCGGCGGAAATGGGAAGTGTTCCCGGGGAAGAACCGATTTTTCTGCGACGGTCGTGTCATCGTGGCCAGACAGAGCGGCGTCCTCCCGCTGACACTGGGGCTTATTGTTGTCACCTGTGGCCTTTTTTTTGCATTCGA TTGCCCATTCCTGGTGGAACATCTGACAGTCTTCATCCCAGTGATCGGCGGGgtgctgtttgtgtttgtggtcCTCTCCTTGCTGAGAACCAGTTTTACAGACCCAGGCATCCTACCCAGGGCCACCTCAGACGAAGCTGCAGACATAGAGAAGCAGATAG ATACCTCAGGAGCCTCCTCGTATCGCCCCCCTCCACGGACCAAGGAGATCCTCATCAACCAGCAGGTGGTCAAGCTCAAGTACTGCTTTACGTGTAAAATGTTTCGCCCTCCGCGGACGTCACACTGCAGCCTTTGTGACAACTGTGTGG AGAGGTTTGATCATCACTGCCCGTGGGTGGGCAACTGTGTGGGCAGGCGGAATTACCGCTTTTTCTACAGTTTCATCATCTCCCTGTCTTTTCTGACATCTTTCATATTTGGCTGCGTCATAGCACACATTAGCTTGC GTTCTCAATCGGGTAAAAGCCTCATCCAAGCCATCCAGGAGAGCCCTGCCAG TGTGGTGGAGCTGGTCATTTGTTTCTTCTCCATCTGGTCTATTCTGGGCCTCTCAGGCTTCCATACCTACCTAGTAGCCTCCAACCTTACTACCAATGAGGAT ATTAAGGGGTCCTGGTCAAGTAAAAGGGGTGCAGAGGACTCTGCGAACCCGTACACTTACAACAGCATCCTAGCTAACTGCTGTGTGACGTTATGTGGGCCCATGCCCCCAAG CCTGATTGACAGGAGAGGCTTCCTGCCACCTGAGGAGTCCGTCCCCGCTGCTTCTGCCTCAGAGATCGAGCTGCCTTCCTTCGCAGCCAAGAATGACACGAACGTG gaggagacctgtcaggatttttctttgtcctGCACAGCCTGA
- the pigv gene encoding palmitoyltransferase ZDHHC18-A, whose translation MMDYRAVLQFATFTRAASLLLQAVLNAAIPDHDADAFRPPRTEEPLYLDSAVEWLFGGLCHWDAEHFLFIAERGYLYEHNFAFFPLFPIILRGLADTLLRPLGSWLSVRGRLLVAVALGNSTLFLLSVVALHALSRVVMQDRRLALLSTLLYCITPANVFMTAGYSESLFAALTFGGLFLLEKGFTFRACLAFSIASAARSNGLLNIGFLLYLPSVYAISQIRFCRSIAKGHSKIFRYIWIIIRLLLTSVLGTAVIALPFCAFQYYGYRTFCTPSASLDRIPPVLFSLAEQKGYRIADENSPPPLWCMRPLPVIYSHIQDVYWNVGFLRFFELRQIPNFLLALPMATLGVMAVYAYFQANPELCFRLGLWEADLKKRLDKPIPGFLNPKVFVYVVHSTALLVFGTLCMHVQVLTRFMASSSPVPFWISAHLLLLNEPLLHRRKTSTPNIQLETPAKNGCKHPPQNPIVALIPYIKMCSPTTQSILGYFLSYWVLGLAMHCNSLPWT comes from the exons ATGATGGATTACAGAGCTGTGCTGCAGTTTGCTACATTCACCAGAGCTGCCTCGTTGTTATTGCAG GCTGTCTTGAACGCTGCCATCCCTGACCACGATGCTGACGCGTTCAGGCCCCCACGGACAGAAGAGCCTTTGTACTTGGACTCTGCGGTGGAGTGGTTATTCGGTGGTCTCTGTCACTGGGACGCCGAGCATTTCCTCTTCATCGCTGAGAGAGGATACCTCTACGAGCACAactttgcttttttcccccttttccccATCATCCTGCGGGGCCTGGCCGACACGTTGCTGCGGCCCCTGGGCAGCTGGTTGAGCGTGCGAGGCCGTTTGCTGGTGGCGGTCGCTCTCGGGAACAGTACGCTCTTCCTGCTGAGCGTGGTGGCCTTGCACGCGCTCAGTCGGGTGGTTATGCAGGACCGGCGCCTCGCCCTGCTTTCCACCCTGCTCTACTGCATCACGCCTGCCAATGTTTTCATGACCGCGGGCTACTCGGAGAGTCTGTTTGCCGCGCTCACCTTCGGGGGTCTGTTCCTCCTGGAAAAAGGGTTCACCTTTAGAGCCTGCCTGGCTTTCAGTATAGCCTCGGCGGCGCGATCCAACGGCCTGTTGAATATAGGATTTCTTCTGTATCTTCCATCGGTATATGCCATCTCCCAGATCCGTTTCTGTCGATCGATTGCAAAAGGCCACAGCAAGATCTTCCGCTACATTTGGATCATCATCCGCCTCCTGCTCACCTCTGTGCTCGGAACAGCAGTCATTGCCCTTCCCTTCTGCGCTTTTCAGTACTACGGCTATAGAACGTTTTGTACACCATCAGCCTCCTTGGATCGCATCCCCCCGGTTCTCTTCTCCCTGGCTGAACAGAAGGGCTACCGTATTGCGGATGAAAATAGTCCTCCCCCTCTGTGGTGCATGAGACCTCTCCCCGTAATTTATTCTCATATTCAGGACGTGTACTGGAACGTGGGCTTCCTTCGTTTCTTTGAACTGAGACAAATACCGAACTTCCTTCTTGCTCTCCCCATGGCAACTTTGGGTGTAATGGCAGTTTATGCTTATTTCCAAGCGAACCCAGAGCTGTGTTTCAGACTTGGACTTTGGGAGGCAGATTTAAAGAAACGCCTCGACAAACCAATACCGGGATTTTTAAACCCTAAAGTATTTGTATATGTTGTGCATTCTACTGCGCTCCTGGTGTTTGGGACcttgtgcatgcatgtgcag GTCCTGACCAGATTCATGGCCTCGTCGTCTCCTGTTCCCTTCTGGATCAGCGCCCATCTGCTCCTGCTCAACGAGCCGCTTCTTCACCGAAGGAAAACGTCAACACCCAACATTCAGCTCGAGACTCCCGCCAAAAATGGATGCAAGCACCCGCCTCAAAATCCCATCGTTGCATTAATACCATACATTAAGATGTGCTCTCCCACCACACAAAGCATCCTGGGATACTTCCTTTCGTACTGGGTGCTGGGCCTGGCGATGCATTGTAACTCTCTACCGTGGACTTGA